The Thermodesulfobacteriota bacterium genome includes the window CGGTAGGCGTCCCTCAAACGTTTGTAGTCCGGCTCATGGCTGTCATGGACGAGTGGCCCCAGGGCGAAATGGAACGACTCGATGGACTGCTGGTAGCGTAGCCAGAAGCGCAGGCGTCGTTCGTCTGCCCGGCGGTCCTCCTGCAGGAGGTGGAAGAAGTCGTGGAGAGCCTGGACGGTCAGCCAGCTTCCGACCATCTTCTTGGTCTCCGGACGAACCAGGCCCCACCTGCTGTTCCTGAGGAGGTGTGGGCTGCCCCACCAGCGAAGGGCGGCATCCTTGAGGCCGGTATGCGCCTTGGCACGCTCCTGGCTTTGCTGGTACCGATCCAGGAAGCGCGCCAGGGCCCTGTCCCGCACCAGGTCATACTGTTTTTCCGCCAACTGGGGCAGGAGGGCTTCCATGCCGATCCGGAAGCGGGCACCGTCTCGTGCACAGACCGTGGCCACCTGGTCCAGAAGCAGGGTCCGCCAGAACCAGGACTCCGGGGGAATCCCCAGGACAACACGCAGCCGGTCCACCACCGCGGTCCGGCCGGCCAGCACCTCTTCGGCGTATGCCCGGGTGGGGGCGTCGCCGAGCAGGTCGGGGTGGGCATCAAGAAGGGTCAGCCAGTCCGGAACGAAGCCGCCCCGGCGTACCCGGGGCAGGGTGACCGCCAAGGTCTCGCGCAGCCGGCGATGACTTCCGTGGTTGACGTCGCAGCGGAAGTACGCATCCAGGAGGCCGCGCCAGTCCCTGGCCAGGATGGGCTCCCGGCGGGCGGCCGCTTCGATGGCAGCGGCGGTGCGTGTCAACAGGGGAAGGTCGTCCAGGATAGAGCGGGGAGGCTGTCCCCGAGGCTCGCGAAGCCCCCAGCAGACATAGCGGAAATGGGTGTCGAGGGCGGCCTCCGGGCCCTGGGTGAAGACGAGCCGGGCGGCCTCCTGCAGGCGGTCCCGGGGGGGAGCGCCCTGGCCACCGGAGGCGCGCTTGGCCATCTCCGGGAGCACCTTCCGGATGGCGGCCGCATCCCCAAACGGTGGCGGTTGGCGCTGAAACTCCGCCAGGCGGGCCGCAAAATGCCCCTGTAGGCTCTTCAGGGGTGAAGGTCTCAGTCGAGCTGGCATTTGCCGATCTTCTCCAGGGGGAAGGGTGAACGTTCTGCCTCCTGCCAGCCCGACTCCTCTTCCAGCCCCTGGAACTCCAGACGCAGCTCGATCCGCCGGCTTTCCTCCTTGGAGGCCCGGGCCGAGTTGAAGGAGAAGCCGCCGACCAGGAAGAGGTCGATCACCCGTCTTTTCTGGTCGGGCGTCAACCCCGGGGCCTGCGGCCCCCCGTCCTCCATGAGGGCGCAGACCACGCTCTGGGCCCGTTTGAGGCTGAGGTTGAGGTTGTAGAGGTAGGAGCCGTCGGTGTCTGTGAACCCTTCCACCACCACCCGGCGGAACCACAGCCGGGCCTCCCGGGTGTCCACCACGGCGAGCAGGTGCGGCACGAAATCCCGCAGCAGCTGCCCGCCATCGGCGGAAAGGTGGTGGTCGTTGTGGGCGAAACGGGCCCGCTCCCCGAAATCGATGGCGTGGCGGTCGTGGATGATCCGGATCTGGCCGGTGAAATCCTTGTGGACGACCTCGTCCAGGGCGATCATCACCCCCTGGATGGCCTTGGCCCTGGTCTCGCGGCGCTCCTTGAGGGCATCCATCTCGACCTTGACGGCCTCCAGGGATTCCTGCCGTTTCAGGAGCTCCCGGGTGATGATGAGCAGTGACACGCTCATAACCACGAGGAAGAGCACCATGAGGGCAGTCATGAGGTCCGAGTACGAGATCCAGAAGGGCTTTTCCCCCTCATCACGGTTGCGGCGGGCCGGGGCAGGATGCATGCCGAACATGGCTCATCACCCACGGCGGCTGGCGGCGCGGACAAGCTGGCCGAGGGCAGCATCCAGCTCGGCCACCTGCGAGGAGATCATGCCGACCGCCTTGGACAGTCCCGTGTCGAGCTCCGCCTGGGCCTTGCCCATGTTCCTGGTGACCGCGTCGGCAAAGCTGTCGAAGCCGGTCTGGAGCACCTCGTTGACCTTGGCCAGATACTGGTTGGCCTCGGTCTGCAGCAGCCGGGCGTCGTCCACCAGCCGCCGCATGTCGGCCACAAGACCCTGGCTGAGGCCGGCGCGGGAATTGGCCTCCTCGATGAGCCCGCGCAGGGTGTCGAGGAGGCGGGTGATCTGCGCCTGCTGCTCCTGATAGCCGCGAATCGCCTCCTGCAGCGGCCGGCTGGCGCTGGCCAGGCCCTGGGCCGTGGCGGCAATCTCGGCCTGGATCGTGGCGACCCGGTCCAGGGTGCCGGCCGCCTGCCTGCCGGCGTTTTCCAGCTCCACGGCGGTGTTGAGCATCTGGTCCGCGGCGTCGTTGAGGCCGGAGGAGCCCTTGA containing:
- a CDS encoding OmpA family protein; translation: MHPAPARRNRDEGEKPFWISYSDLMTALMVLFLVVMSVSLLIITRELLKRQESLEAVKVEMDALKERRETRAKAIQGVMIALDEVVHKDFTGQIRIIHDRHAIDFGERARFAHNDHHLSADGGQLLRDFVPHLLAVVDTREARLWFRRVVVEGFTDTDGSYLYNLNLSLKRAQSVVCALMEDGGPQAPGLTPDQKRRVIDLFLVGGFSFNSARASKEESRRIELRLEFQGLEEESGWQEAERSPFPLEKIGKCQLD
- a CDS encoding EH signature domain-containing protein, whose protein sequence is MAKRASGGQGAPPRDRLQEAARLVFTQGPEAALDTHFRYVCWGLREPRGQPPRSILDDLPLLTRTAAAIEAAARREPILARDWRGLLDAYFRCDVNHGSHRRLRETLAVTLPRVRRGGFVPDWLTLLDAHPDLLGDAPTRAYAEEVLAGRTAVVDRLRVVLGIPPESWFWRTLLLDQVATVCARDGARFRIGMEALLPQLAEKQYDLVRDRALARFLDRYQQSQERAKAHTGLKDAALRWWGSPHLLRNSRWGLVRPETKKMVGSWLTVQALHDFFHLLQEDRRADERRLRFWLRYQQSIESFHFALGPLVHDSHEPDYKRLRDAYREHFSKLESAGSPRNNAFILGFGGYSIVEFGVTGHACYCYRRDNLPFQFDLGHQSIALPELKSPFKMECRLVHMGEWELNFARELAQRGISPDPGASPLVADARQSTWRPVGHPGPTGETMPRFAEAPAGLDALIQHVRQRGIPVDDGRPRSVLWVNHLPDGDELARLLKAHGFRHYAARGWWRY